Within Hydrogenispora ethanolica, the genomic segment CGCGGCTTGGCCGGAAACCGATTGACCCGTTGGATGACCGGAGTAAGCAAACACCCGAAACCGCGGCCGGCCCGGACCTATTCCTTAATGGCGCCGACCGTCAAACCGGAGATGAACGCCTTTTGGTTGCAGAAGAAGACGATAATGATGGGAATGACGGACAGTACCGCCCCGGACATCAACATATCGTAATTGTTGCCGTAAGGGGTCATCAACGAGGCCAACCCGATCGGCAAGGTCATATTTTCATCGCTACGAAGGGCGATCAACGGCCAGACCACGCTGTTCCAGCTGAACATCGCCTGCAGGATGGTCATGGCTCCGAAGGCCGGCTTCATGATCGGCATCATGATCCGGAAATAGATCCCAAACTCCGAGCAGCCGTCGATCCGGCCCGCGTCGATCAAGTCCTTGGGCAGGCCCACCGCGAACTGCCGGAAGAAGAAGACCGCCACCGGCGGCACGGCGAAGGGCAGGATCACCCCGGCGTAGGTGTCGATCAGCCGGATCGAGACGATCAGCTGGTACAACGGGAGGATCAAAATCTCGATCG encodes:
- a CDS encoding carbohydrate ABC transporter permease; amino-acid sequence: MAPKKRQFRPATLVAMLVLLAFSLFTLAPFYFMLVSSFKPGAEMIRNGINVNLQPEIMSLQNYGALFTGKEGIYLHWYKNSVMITFFQTVVSIFLSAMVGYALAVYRFRGRNLIFVCVLVVMMVPIEILILPLYQLIVSIRLIDTYAGVILPFAVPPVAVFFFRQFAVGLPKDLIDAGRIDGCSEFGIYFRIMMPIMKPAFGAMTILQAMFSWNSVVWPLIALRSDENMTLPIGLASLMTPYGNNYDMLMSGAVLSVIPIIIVFFCNQKAFISGLTVGAIKE